CGGGAGGAGATGATTCGAATCTGCGCGGCCGAGAAGCGATACCTGTCTGCCAAAGATATTATGGAGAGAATCAAGGAGCAGTATCCAACACTCAGCTTCGATACCGTCTATCGCAACATTTCCACTTTTGTTGAGCTAGGGATTCTGGAAGAGACGGAGCTGGACGGAGAAGGTAGATTCCGTTTGGCCTGTTCGACAGATGGACACCATCATCACCATGTGATTTGTACAGAATGTGGAAAGACTTCTTCTTTGCCAGGATGTCCGATGAATATCATTTCCGCAGTACCCGAAGAGTTTCAGGTGACGGGGCACAAGTTCGAGGTATATGGCACGTGTAAGGAATGTGTAACGCATTCGAATTAATCGGATAGAGGGGAGTGCTCGCTTTTTGCGGGCGCTCTTTTTTTGCATCTCCTTCAAGCGTGTATTTGCTATAATGGGTGGAAAATCATCAGTTACAAGAGAGAAGGGACACAGTCATGATTCCCCGTTATATTGTGGACTTTGATTTGCACACCTTACCTCGGATGAGGGCAGATGTAGCTGTTATTGGAGCAGGAATTGCTGGGTTGTATACGGCGTTGCAAACGAGTGAGTATGCGGATGTGGTGTTGATCAGCAAGAAGGGACTCGATGATAGTAACACACGCTGGGCTCAGGGAGGAATCGCTGCTGTAACAGCCCAATCAGATTCTCCTGCCCTTCATCGACAGGATACGTTAATCGCTGGAGCAGGTCTTTGCTCGTATAACGCTGTGGAAGTCTTGGTGCATGAAGGCCCTGATCGCTTGCATGAACTGATTGCATATGGAACGGAATTTGACCGCGATGAACAAGGGCAGTACGAGCTGACACAGGAAGGCGCGCATAGCAAACGACGTATTTTGCATGCGAACGGAGATGCCACTGGGGCAGAGATCGTCCGCGCTTTGTCCAAGCGTGTGAAGGAGCAGCCAAACATTCAGGTTTTGGAGTATCATTTTGCAGTAGATGTCATCACGCAGGATGGCGAGTGCGTAGGTGTCCTCGTGCGGAAGCCGGATGGCGAACTGTTTTTCCTGGAAGCCAAAGCAACGGTGCTGGCTACAGGGGGAGCAGGTCAGCTTTACCGTTACACGACGAATCCGCAAATCGCTACGGCAGATGGAATCGGCATCGCGTATCGGGCGGGTGCTCGCATTAAAGATGTGGAATTTATCCAGTTTCATCCGACTGCGCTTTACTATCCGGGAGCCCCGCGCTTTTTGATTTCGGAAGCCGTTCGTGGGGAAGGTGCCATTTTGCGTAACGGCAATGGTGATCGCTTCATGGACAAGTACCATCCACAAAAAGAGCTGGCGCCGCGTGATATTGTCGCCCGGGCGATTGTCTCTGAGATGGAAAAGACGAAGTCTACGTTTGTGTATCTTGACATTACTCATGAATCAGAGGAACTTATTAAGCGGCGTTTTCCGACGATTTATAATTTTTGCTTACAATACGGGCTCAATATGGTGACAGATTGGATTCCAGTAGCTCCTGCTTGCCATTATATTATGGGTGGGGTCCAGACTGACTTGAACGGCGAGACCTCGACGAAGCGGCTTTTTGCATGCGGGGAAGCATCCTGCACGGGGGTACATGGAGCAAATCGACTGGCCAGCAACTCGTTATCGGAAGCGGTTGTATTTGGTCACCGGATCGCGGAGCGGATCAAGCAGCTGGCTGATTTGCCGAGCATTCATCCCTTCCAGGTTGTTTCCAAGCAAAAACTGCCCCAAACGTTCAATACACGTGAACAACGATTGAAAATGCAAAAGCTCATGCTGCGGCATGTTAGTGTGAAGCGCGACGATAAAGGATTAACGAAAGCATTAACAGAGCTTGCGCGAATGGAGCAATACTACCAGTACGAGCCTAAGAGCTTGGAAACGTTTGAATTCTTCAATCTGCTGAATGCTGCCGTCCTGACAACGAGAGCGGCACTTTTGCGGGAAGAAAGCAGAGGTGGGCATTATCGTACTGATTTTCCGAATAAAGACGACTTGCTGTGGCGCAAGCATTTGATCCAGTCCGTAGAAGATGGTGTCCAAGAGGAGTGTGAGAAGCATGATGTGGAATAAACGGGAGCTTCAGCGAAAAATAGAGGAATGGCTACAGGAAGACGTAGGATTTGGTGATGTGACGACAATGAGCACGATTCCTGAATCGGAGCAGGGTGTCGGCATTTTATATGCGAAGGAAGCGGGAGTTGTGGCAGGCTTGCCGATTGCAGAGCAAGTATTTGCCACGGTTGATTCTACCCTCGTTTTTGAGGCAAAAGTAGAAGAAGGAGCACGAGTGGAGGTTGGTCAACAGATCGCCGAAGTCAGCGGCTCGGTTCGTTCGATTTTAAGCGGGGAGCGGCTTGCACTTAACTTAATGCAACGTCTGTCTGGGATTGCCACGAAAACGAGTGAATACGCAACGGCCGTCGCAGGGACGAAAGCACGGGTTGTTGATACGAGAAAGACGACGCCAGGCCTTAGAGCTTTGGAAAAGTACGCGGTTCGAGTCGGGGGAGGCTACAATCACCGTTTTGCCTTGTATGATGCCGTGATGATCAAGGACAATCATATCAAAGGAGCGGGCGGTATCGCGCAGGCTGTCGCAGCGGCACGCGCGGTTATTCCTCATACGATGACAGTAGAGGTAGAGGCTGAATCGTTCGAACAGGTTCAGGAAGCATTGGCAGCAGGTGCAGATACGATCATGCTCGACAATATGTCCCTCGATCAAATGGTGGAAGCCGTGCAGTATATCAATGGACGGGCCATTGTTGAGGCATCTGGCGGTGTGAGTCTGGAGACGATTGGTGACATTGCAAAAACAGGCGTAGATATCATTTCGGTAGGGGCGCTAACTCATTCTGTTAAAGCGTTTGATATCAGCCTCGATCTGAATACACGCAAGCGGTAAGGAGCGACCACGATGTTATTGGTGATCGATATAGGCAACTCCAATATTGTGTTGGGCTTGTATGAAGGCGACGAGCTCCAACACCATTGGAGAGTGTCCACAGATCGTAACAAAACGGAAGACGAGTACGGCATGCTCGTCAAAAGCTTGTTTGGTAGTGTGGGGCTTGGTTTTGAACAGGTGAGAGGCGTAATTATCTCGTCTGTCGTGCCGCCTTTAAACCTCACGATTGAACGCATGTGCGGGAAGTACATGCAACAAAAAGCGCTGATTATCGGGCCGGGTATCAAGACGGGACTGAACATCAAGTATGAGTATCCGCGAGAGGTAGGTTCCGATCGAATCGTGAACGCTGTTGCTGCGATTCATCATTATGGTGCGCCACTCATTGTTGTCGATTTTGGTACGGCGACGACCTTTTGCTATGTGGACGAGAGGGCGCAGTATTGGGGAGGGGCGATTGCTCCCGGCATTGGAATATCGACTGAGGCACTCTTCACTCGTGCTGCCAAGCTGCCGCGAATCGAAATCGCCAAGCCTGCAAGTGTAGTCGGTCGTAATACGATAGCGGCCATGCAGTCCGGCATTTTCTATGGGTTCGTCGGTCAGGTCGAAGGCATTGTACGTAGAATCATGGATGAATACGGTACGCGACCTACCGTAGTTGCTACGGGAGGCCTGGCAGCACTTTTTGCGAATGAGACCTCTTGTATCCATGTCGTAGATCAGAATCTAACGCTAAAAGGACTTCGTTTGATCTATGAGCGGAATCAATCATAGTGGATGGCGAACGTATTTGCAGAAAAACATTTCAGGATCATCTGGATCTAAGTGAGTCAGAGTTCCGCAATGAGCGTATCCGAGCTTTAGACAGAGACGTTGCATTTTTTCGTTGGAAAGGTTAGTAGAAGTGAACAACTTCTCCGTAGGGGAGATTGTTTCCAAATAGCGCATCATCTCCTCGCCAACCCCTTGGTTCTGATAGTGTGGGTGAACAATGATTAGATGAATAAAGCTGTTCTTAAAAAACGATTGATTGATGATGGCAAAACCGACGATATTCATGTCGATTAACGCCAAGTAGCAATGCTCTTGCTCGATGGCTTCTTTAAGTTCAGATGAACGACTGGTTGAACCGAGCACCATTGCATCAATCGTACAGACAGCAGGAATGTCTTGAGGAGTAGCTAGACGAATTGAGGTCATCCAATTCAAATCCTTTCTACTTGTAAATCGTTGCTAATGTTGTATGGAATGGAAAAAGGGTGTTAAACTACTGGTAGAGATATTGATGATCCGACATATAAATAAAGGAGCCAATACCGTTGCAGCGGCAAGGCTCCTGAGACAAGAAGCTGTGGCACACCCACGGCGCGCATGATTACAAAAACAGCGAACCCACCGTCAGGCGGTCAACCTTAGGCGGTGGGTTTTCGCTTGTTACGCCACTTTCTTATCCATCGGTAGAGCTTCCTGCTGCTAAACCAGAGGCTTAGCAAGGTTGCCAGTACTTTTAGGAAAAGGTAAAGCGTGCCGAGCGAGACCATCAGCATCACCCCCTTTACAGGAAGCTGTGCCGTGGTCTTCCACCGCCAGTCTTGTCTCAAGTTAAATTATACCATTTCAGCATCCGTATGGTGAGTTCTCTTGTTAGTGTAGATACGAGCTGGCTCGACAAAAAGAGTGGTATTCGGCGAGTAACATTGCTGCTGACAGGAAATGATATGTACGTAATTCACATCCGTGGATGGGGACAGAGAAAAAAGTTGAGATTTTCATTACTTTTCGTTGACAGCACATGCTCCACGCGCTACAATGGCTATTGTGCCTAGCAGAAAAGTTATGTCACATTGAACTTTTTAAATTTCTTTAAAAAAGTTCTTGCGTTTCAGATGAATGCATGCTAACATATGAATTCTGAAAGGCAAACAAGCGGATCACTTTGATCCACTTCAAATATACGGATGGATGTCCGAGCGGCCGAAGGAGCACGATTGGAAATCGTGTAGGCGGTGTCGAACCGTCTCGTGGGTTCAAATCCCACTCCATCCGCCATCACTTTCTTAGAAATGGCCCGTTGGTGAAGCGGTTTAACACAGCAGCCTTTCACGCTGTCATACAGGGGTTCGAATCCCCTACGGGTCACCTAGCAAAACGCCCTGCAAGCGCAGGGGTCCTGGAGGCTTAGCTCAGCTGGGAGAGCATCTGCCTTACAAGCAGAGGGTCGGCGGTTCGATCCCGTCAGCCTCCACCACTTATATTAATGGACAAGGAAGGTCAGCTAAAAGCGCCACGTCCTGTGGCAACACTGACACTCAGTCGTCCTGACTATCGCGGGATGGAGCAGCTCGGTAGCTCGTCGGGCTCATAACCCGAAGGTCGCAGGTTCAAATCCTGCTCCCGCAACCAAATATGGAGCTGTGGTGAAGTTGGAGTTCACGCCGGTCTGTCACACCGGAGGTCGCGGGTTCGAGTCCCGTCAGCTCCGCCATTTCAACCTTAATGGTTTGAAATAGCGATAAATATAGTGAGAGCCATTAGCTCAGTTGGTAGAGCATCTGACTTTTAATCAGAGGGTCGAAGGTTCGAGTCCTTCATGGCTCACCAGTTTTTAAAATAAGAGATAGATCTTCATATGCGGTCGTGGCGGAATGGCAGACGCGCTGGCTTCAGGTGCCAGTGGTGGCAACACCGTGGAGGTTCAAGTCCTCTCGACCGCACCAAGAGATTCCTTCTTATGCGGACGTAGCTCAATTGGTAGAGCGTCGCCTTGCCAAGGCGAAGGTCGAGGGTTCGAGACCCTTCGTCCGCTCCATAACATGTGCCCTTAGCTCAGCTGGATAGAGCGTTTGACTACGAATCAAAAGGTCGGGAGTTCGAATCTCTCAGGGCACGCATCTTCATCTTAAAAAGTGAAGAACTATAATCGGGAAGTAGCTCAGCTTGGTAGAGTACTTGGCTTGGGACCAAGGGGTCGCAGGTTCGAATCCTGTCTTCCCGACCATCGTTTTCTTGAAAAAAGATGGTTGACATGAATGTAACGCACATGATATATTGGAAATCTGCCCTTACTAAACAAATTGCAGATTGATTGAAAAAACATTTTAAAAAGTGTTTGACAATCGAAAATTGATGTGCTAACATGGAGTTCCTGCTAGTTTAGCAGAACTAAAAATGCTCTTTGAAAACTGAACAGCGAAAGCGTTAATGAGTCTATCATTAAATGATTTGCCAGCTTTGAACCAGTAACAAACTTTATTGGAGAGTTTGATCCTGGCTCAGGACGAACGCTGGCGGCGTGCCTAATACATGCAAGTCGAGCGAGTCTCTTCGGAGGCTAGCGGCGGACGGGTGAGTAACACGTAGGCAACCTGCCTCTCAGACTGGGATAACATAGGGAAACTTATGCTAATACCGGATAGGTTTTTGGATCGCATGATCCGAAAAGAAAAGGCGGCTTCGGCTGTCACTGGGAGATGGGCCTGCGGCGCATTAGCTAGTTGGTGGGGTAACGGCCTACCAAGGCGACGATGCGTAGCCGACCTGAGAGGGTGACCGGCCACACTGGGACTGAGACACGGCCCAGACTCCTACGGGAGGCAGCAGTAGGGAATTTTCCACAATGGACGAAAGTCTGATGGAGCAACGCCGCGTGAACGATGAAGGTCTTCGGATTGTAAAGTTCTGTTGTTAGGGACGAATAAGTACCGTTCGAATAGGGCGGTACCTTGACGGTACCTGACGAGAAAGCCACGGCTAACTACGTGCCAGCAGCCGCGGTAATACGTAGGTGGCAAGCGTTGTCCGGATTTATTGGGCGTAAAGCGCGCGCAGGCGGCTATGTAAGTCTGGTGTTAAAGCCCGGGGCTCAACCCCGGTTCGCATCGGAAACTGTGTAGCTTGAGTGCAGAAGAGGAAAGCGGTATTCCACGTGTAGCGGTGAAATGCGTAGAGATGTGGAGGAACACCAGTGGCGAAGGCGGCTTTCTGGTCTGTAACTGACGCTGAGGCGCGAAAGCGTGGGGAGCAAACAGGATTAGATACCCTGGTAGTCCACGCCGTAAACGATGAGTGCTAGGTGTTGGGGGTTTCAATACCCTCAGTGCCGCAGCTAACGCAATAAGCACTCCGCCTGGGGAGTACGCTCGCAAGAGTGAAACTCAAAGGAATTGACGGGGGCCCGCACAAGCGGTGGAGCATGTGGTTTAATTCGAAGCAACGCGAAGAACCTTACCAGGTCTTGACATCCCGCTGACCGCTCTGGAGACAGAGCTTCCCTTCGGGGCAGCGGTGACAGGTGGTGCATGGTTGTCGTCAGCTCGTGTCGTGAGATGTTGGGTTAAGTCCCGCAACGAGCGCAACCCTTATCTTTAGTTGCCAGCATTCAGTTGGGCACTCTAGAGAGACTGCCGTCGACAAGACGGAGGAAGGCGGGGATGACGTCAAATCATCATGCCCCTTATGACCTGGGCTACACACGTGCTACAATGGTTGGTACAACGGGATGCTACCTCGCGAGGGGACGCCAATCTCTTAAAACCAATCTCAGTTCGGATTGTAGGCTGCAACTCGCCTACATGAAGTCGGAATCGCTAGTAATCGCGGATCAGCATGCCGCGGTGAATACGTTCCCGGGCCTTGTACACACCGCCCGTCACACCACGGGAGTTTGCAACACCCGAAGTCGGTGAGGTAACCGCAAGGAGCCAGCCGCCGAAGGTGGGGTAGATGACTGGGGTGAAGTCGTAACAAGGTATCCGTACCGGAAGGTGCGGATGGATCACCTCCTTTCTATGGAGATATGACCACTAACGCACATTCGCTGTTCAGTTTTGAAGGAGTATTTCCTTCATATAAGTCTGGTGATGATGGCGGAGGGGACACACCCGTTCCCATGCCGAACACGGCCGTTAAGCCCTCCAGCGCCGATGGTACTTGCTCCGCAGGGAGCCGGGAGAGTAGGACGTCGCCAGGCAGTTACTCTTACGAGTAACTATCCATTTGTTCCTTGAAAACTGGATACTGCATGAAATTGCTAAGATATTAACTGTAAGTACTTTTTAGTGCTAACCAATGTGGTTAAGTTACTAAGGGCACACGGTGGATGCCTTGGCGCTAGGAGCCGAAGAAGGACGCAGCGAACTGCGATAAGCCTCGGGGAGCGGTAAGCACGCTTTGATCCGGGGATCTCCGAATGGGGTAACCCACCATCTGTAATGGGATGGTATCCTTCACTGAATACATAGGTGATGAGAAGGCAGACCCGGTGAACTGAAACATCTAAGTAGCCGGAGGAAGAGAAAACAATAGTGATTCCGTCAGTAGTGGCGAGCGAACGCGGAAGAGCCTAAACCGTCGGGTTTACCCGGCGGGGTTGTGGGGCGTCTCACATGGAGTTACAAAAGATGCGCGTAGGTGAACAGCTTGGGAAAGCTGACCATAGAGCGTGATAGTCGCGTAACCTAAACGCGCATCTCTCCGAGACCAACCCCGAGTAGCGCGGGACACGTGAAATCCCGTGTGAATCTGGCAGGACCATCTGCTAAGGCTAAATACTACCTAGCGACCGATAGTGAACCAGTACCGTGAGGGAAAGGTGAAAAGCACCCCGGGAGGGGAGTGAAATAGTACCTGAAACCGTGTGCTTACAAATAGTCGGAGCCCGTTAAAAGGGTGACGGCGTGCCTTTTGTAGAATGAACCGGCGAGTTACGGTAGCGTGCGAGGTTAAGTTGAAGAGACGGAGCCGCAGCGAAAGCGAGTCTGAATAGGGCGATAGTACGCTGCCGTAGACCCGAAACCGTGTGATCTAGCCATGTCCAGGGTGAAGGTAGGGTAACACCTACTGGAGGCCCGAACCCACGCACGTTGAAAAGTGCGGGGATGAGGTGTGGCTAGCGGTGAAATTCCAATCGAACTCGGAGATAGCTGGTTCTCCCCGAAATAGCTTTAGGGCTAGCCTCGGAATTTAGAGTCTTGGAGGTAGAGCACTGATTGGACTAGGGGCCCTCATCGGGTTACCGAATTCAGTCAAACTCCGAATGCCAATGACTTATGTCCGGGAGTCAGACGGTGAGTGCTAAGATCCATCGTCAAAAGGGAAACAGCCCAGACCATCAGCTAAGGTCCCCAAGTATACGTTAAGTGGGAAACGATGTGGAGTTGCCCAGACAACCAGGATGTTGGCTTAGAAGCAGCCACCATTTAAAGAGTGCGTAATAGCTCACTGGTCGAGTGACTCTGCGCGGAAAATGTAACGGGGCTAAACGTATCACCGAAGCTATGGCAGTCCTTACGGACTGGGTAGGGGAGCGTTCCAAGCAGCAGTGAAGCCGTACTGGAAAGAGCGGTGGAGCGCTTGGAAGTGAGAATGCCGGTGTAAGTAGCGAAAAGACAAGTGAGAATCTTGTCCACCGAAAGCCTAAGGTTTCCTGGGGAAGGCTCGTCCTCCCAGGGTTAGTCGGGACCTAAGCTGAGGCCGAAAGGCGTAGGCGATGGACAACAGGTTGATATTCCTGTACCACCTCTGTTCCGCTTGAGCAATGGCGTGACGCAGGAGGATAGGGTGAGCGGCCTACTGGATGGCCGTCCAAGCAGTGAGTGTGGTGTGTAGGCAAATCCGCACACCGATAAGCATGAGCTGTGATGGCGAGGGAAATTTAAGTACCGAAGTCCCTGATTTCACACTGCCAAGAAAAGCGTCTAGCGAGGAACAAGGTGCCCGTACCGCAAACCGACACAGGTAGGCGAGGAGAGAATCCTAAGGTGCGCGGGATAACTCTTGCTAAGGAACTCGGCAAAATGGCCCCGTAACTTCGGGAGAAGGGGCGCCTCGGTAGGGTTAATAGCCCGAGGGGGCCGCAGTGAAAAGGCCCAAGCGACTGTTTAGCAAAAACACAGGTCTCTGCGAAGCCGCAAGGCGAAGTATAGGGGCTGACGCCTGCCCGGTGCTGGAAGGTTAAGGGGATGAGTTAGCGCAAGCGAAGCTTTGAACCGAAGCCCCAGTAAACGGCGGCCGTAACTATAACGGTCCTAAGGTAGCGAAATTCCTTGTCGGGTAAGTTCCGACCCGCACGAAAGGCGTAACGACTTGGGCGCTGTCTCGGCAAGAGACCCGGTGAAATCATAATACCTGTGAAGATGCAGGTTACCCGCGACAAGACGGAAAGACCCCATGGAGCTTTACTGTAGCCTGGTATTGGAACTTTGTGCATCATGTACAGGATAGGTGGGAAGCTGAGAAGCAGGGGCGCCAGCCTCTGTGGAGCTGTCGGTGGGATACCACCCTTGATGTACGGAGTTTCTAACTCGTCGCCCTTATCGGGCGAGAGGACCATGCCAGGTGGGCAGTTTGACTGGGGCGGTCGCCTCCTAAAAGGTAACGGAGGCGCCCAAAGGTTCCCTCAGAATGGTCGGAAATCATTCGTAGAGTGTAAAGGCAGAAGGGAGCTTGACTGCGAGACCTACAAGTCGAGCAGGGACGAAAGTCGGGCTTAGTGATCCGGTGGTTCCGCATGGAAGGGCCATCGCTCAACGGATAAAAGCTACCCTGGGGATAACAGGCTTATCTCCCCCAAGAGTCCACATCGACGGGGAGGTTTGGCACCTCGATGTCGGCTCATCGCATCCTGGGGCTGAAGTAGGTCCCAAGGGTTGGGCTGTTCGCCCATTAAAGCGGTACGCGAGCTGGGTTCAGAACGTCGTGAGACAGTTCGGTCCCTATCTGTCGCGGGCGTAGGAAGTTTGAGGAGAGCTGTCCTTAGTACGAGAGGACCGGGATGGACGCACCGCTGGTGCACCAGTTGTCACGCCAGTGGCACAGCTGGGTAGCTATGTGCGGACGGGATAAGCGCTGAAAGCATCTAAGCGTGAAGCCCCCTCCAAGATGAGACTTCCCACAGCGCAAGCTGGTAAGACCCCTCATAGACGATGAGGTTGATAGGTTCGGTGTGGAAGCGCGGTAACGCGTGGAGCTGACGAATACTAATCGGTCGAGGACTTATCCACACACTTAGCAATCATGCGTATTCAGTTTTGAAGGAATGAGACGAAAAGCTGTATTCCCGATTACTTGTAAAAAGTAATGGAGAATGCAGCTTTTTTTGTGTAATAGGTGTAACCGTGCAGAACAAATGCACGGTTTTTTTGTTTTCTTTTTTTGTCCCGCTATTCTCCCCTATGCTAGAAACAATGGAGAGGAGGGAGAGAATGTCTATACATCCGCTACGATTATTGGCTATATTGCTTTTCACTACATGTATAGGTGTAGCGACCTACATCATTTTGAAGCCGCATCAAGTGACCTATATACAATTGCAATCAACAGTGGAAAAAGAAAGTGGCCAATTACTTGAAGCGAGGGATATGGAGCCATTGACACTGAGACTGGGAGGGATCTTTCAACAACCCATTGCTCCAATTCCAGGCTTGATTCCATGGGAAGAAGGACAGAGCCTTGTCGGTTTAGCATTCACACGACAAGTGAAGGGAGGCCGACCATTATTGCAAAGTGATTTGGAACAAAAAAGCAAGGCGCAAGGCAGCGGAGGGATATCAGAAAAAATGACAGGTATGAGCATTCCCGTAGACAATGTAGCAGGAGTTTCACCACATGTATCCAGCGGAGAAAGTGTACACGTCTATGCTTCCTTTGAAGATGAGACAGGAGCACATTCTGGACTCCTATTGCAAAACATGCCGATCATTGGCGTTCAACGCGAAATGGAAGGTGATCATCCTAATTTGGTAGCTGTTACTCTCTCCCTGACACGTGATGAGGCTGTCTTGCTAACACACGCACTTCATTATGGAAAAATCAGATTGGGCTTGGCGGCAGTGAAGGATGGGGGAAATCCGGGAATAGGAGACGCAAAATTCGCTGCAGAGTTAATGAAGACGAAAACACGCTGGGGTATTCAAAAGGAGGAGCATGAGTGAAGAGGCGTTTGCTCATAGTAGATGATGATCGAGATTCAGTTCGCTTGTTAACGGCTCAACTTATAAACAGTAGATGGATAGAAGTGTGCGGGGAAGCAATTGGGGTGGAAGAAGCATGGGCAAAATTACAGGCAAACCAACCCCATTTGGTGTTGCTAGGTGGTATTAAGGGAACGGAAAGAGGGGTGTTATGTCAGCAGTTTCGGCTAGCCTTTCCTCATCTTTCATTTATTGCTGCTTGCTCAAGCAATGAACTGGTGTGGGAACCGTTCTTCCGGAACTTAGGCTTATGGGTTATTGCCAAGCCCATTGAACCAGGGCAAATCGAAGCGTTGGCCATGATGATACAGCCTCCAGGCATGGTAGCAGAAGCTGCGCCACAACAACACCAGTATGTAGTCCAGGAACAATCCAAGGGCTATCCGAGCCAGCCGCCTTCATTCTCCGAGCTGATCATAGATAGACTAGTTCCTGAAATGACTCGTCCCAAACAGCTTATTACTGTTTACGGCCCAAAGGGTGGCGTAGGAAAAACATTTATTTCTCGTGAGTTAGCGATTTTCTTTTCCATGCAAAAAAACGAAGGTCTCCCATTGCGGGTAATCGCTGTAGACTTCAATCTTGATCTCGGTACATTTGCGACTACTTTGAATCTGCCTCGTACCCCTAATCTTTTTACGTGGGTAAAGGATCTTGATGCTCAGTTGCATTCGTTTATTCAGAGTCAAGGAAAAGACCCGTATTCCATTAGCAGTGAGGAATGGCAGGAATACGCACAAGCCTTGCCGTTATCTCCTCAACAAATCGAGAAATATGTGGTTGCTCATCCTGATACGGGATTGCATGTACTTACCTCTCCCCGTGATATTCGGCAAAGCTTTGAAATCCGTGACTACCATTTATATCTGATTCTCGAAACGTTAAAACAAAGCAACTACGACGTCATTCTTATCGATACGGCTCCTGATACGACAGATGCAACGATTCAAGCTCTATTTTTTGCAGAGCATGTCGTGATGGTGGGAAATCCGGTGGTAGACTCCATTGAAAATATTCAACGATTGCTAAAACTATTGCGAGAAGCAGAGTACCCTGAAGAACGCATTCAAATTTGCATGAATCGTTTGCAGCGGAAAGAAATGTTTACCTTAGATGAAATTCGTGCTTACTTCCAACTTCACCCTAGCAAAAAAGTCTTCTCAATACCTGACGATGTGGAAGTAAAAAAATCGATTA
This genomic stretch from Brevibacillus sp. DP1.3A harbors:
- a CDS encoding AAA family ATPase, giving the protein MKRRLLIVDDDRDSVRLLTAQLINSRWIEVCGEAIGVEEAWAKLQANQPHLVLLGGIKGTERGVLCQQFRLAFPHLSFIAACSSNELVWEPFFRNLGLWVIAKPIEPGQIEALAMMIQPPGMVAEAAPQQHQYVVQEQSKGYPSQPPSFSELIIDRLVPEMTRPKQLITVYGPKGGVGKTFISRELAIFFSMQKNEGLPLRVIAVDFNLDLGTFATTLNLPRTPNLFTWVKDLDAQLHSFIQSQGKDPYSISSEEWQEYAQALPLSPQQIEKYVVAHPDTGLHVLTSPRDIRQSFEIRDYHLYLILETLKQSNYDVILIDTAPDTTDATIQALFFAEHVVMVGNPVVDSIENIQRLLKLLREAEYPEERIQICMNRLQRKEMFTLDEIRAYFQLHPSKKVFSIPDDVEVKKSINTGTPVMLQTGRIPAKEAIETLGKALFPVDGEQMKAAGKEKQKEKTSLFKWLWG
- a CDS encoding Fur family transcriptional regulator, encoding MKVEEALQILKEHGFKYTGKREEMIRICAAEKRYLSAKDIMERIKEQYPTLSFDTVYRNISTFVELGILEETELDGEGRFRLACSTDGHHHHHVICTECGKTSSLPGCPMNIISAVPEEFQVTGHKFEVYGTCKECVTHSN
- a CDS encoding type III pantothenate kinase, coding for MLLVIDIGNSNIVLGLYEGDELQHHWRVSTDRNKTEDEYGMLVKSLFGSVGLGFEQVRGVIISSVVPPLNLTIERMCGKYMQQKALIIGPGIKTGLNIKYEYPREVGSDRIVNAVAAIHHYGAPLIVVDFGTATTFCYVDERAQYWGGAIAPGIGISTEALFTRAAKLPRIEIAKPASVVGRNTIAAMQSGIFYGFVGQVEGIVRRIMDEYGTRPTVVATGGLAALFANETSCIHVVDQNLTLKGLRLIYERNQS
- the nadC gene encoding carboxylating nicotinate-nucleotide diphosphorylase gives rise to the protein MMWNKRELQRKIEEWLQEDVGFGDVTTMSTIPESEQGVGILYAKEAGVVAGLPIAEQVFATVDSTLVFEAKVEEGARVEVGQQIAEVSGSVRSILSGERLALNLMQRLSGIATKTSEYATAVAGTKARVVDTRKTTPGLRALEKYAVRVGGGYNHRFALYDAVMIKDNHIKGAGGIAQAVAAARAVIPHTMTVEVEAESFEQVQEALAAGADTIMLDNMSLDQMVEAVQYINGRAIVEASGGVSLETIGDIAKTGVDIISVGALTHSVKAFDISLDLNTRKR
- a CDS encoding Flp pilus assembly protein CpaB, which encodes MSIHPLRLLAILLFTTCIGVATYIILKPHQVTYIQLQSTVEKESGQLLEARDMEPLTLRLGGIFQQPIAPIPGLIPWEEGQSLVGLAFTRQVKGGRPLLQSDLEQKSKAQGSGGISEKMTGMSIPVDNVAGVSPHVSSGESVHVYASFEDETGAHSGLLLQNMPIIGVQREMEGDHPNLVAVTLSLTRDEAVLLTHALHYGKIRLGLAAVKDGGNPGIGDAKFAAELMKTKTRWGIQKEEHE
- a CDS encoding GNAT family N-acetyltransferase, whose product is MTSIRLATPQDIPAVCTIDAMVLGSTSRSSELKEAIEQEHCYLALIDMNIVGFAIINQSFFKNSFIHLIIVHPHYQNQGVGEEMMRYLETISPTEKLFTSTNLSNEKMQRLCLKLGYAHCGTLTHLDPDDPEMFFCKYVRHPL
- the nadB gene encoding L-aspartate oxidase; the encoded protein is MIPRYIVDFDLHTLPRMRADVAVIGAGIAGLYTALQTSEYADVVLISKKGLDDSNTRWAQGGIAAVTAQSDSPALHRQDTLIAGAGLCSYNAVEVLVHEGPDRLHELIAYGTEFDRDEQGQYELTQEGAHSKRRILHANGDATGAEIVRALSKRVKEQPNIQVLEYHFAVDVITQDGECVGVLVRKPDGELFFLEAKATVLATGGAGQLYRYTTNPQIATADGIGIAYRAGARIKDVEFIQFHPTALYYPGAPRFLISEAVRGEGAILRNGNGDRFMDKYHPQKELAPRDIVARAIVSEMEKTKSTFVYLDITHESEELIKRRFPTIYNFCLQYGLNMVTDWIPVAPACHYIMGGVQTDLNGETSTKRLFACGEASCTGVHGANRLASNSLSEAVVFGHRIAERIKQLADLPSIHPFQVVSKQKLPQTFNTREQRLKMQKLMLRHVSVKRDDKGLTKALTELARMEQYYQYEPKSLETFEFFNLLNAAVLTTRAALLREESRGGHYRTDFPNKDDLLWRKHLIQSVEDGVQEECEKHDVE